From a single Streptomyces sp. NBC_00237 genomic region:
- a CDS encoding response regulator transcription factor: MSAQEATRVLVVDDQFLIRAGLVGLLRAAPGFDVVGEAADGAEAVELAAALRPDVVLMDIRMPGMSGIVATARILAEAGDPPPRILILTTFDLDEYVYGALRAGASGFLLKDSGPERLLAAVNAVRGGDSLFAPSVTRRLVESFAVRTENHETQAALPPELPPDLDQLTGREVEVLRMAARGLSNADIAELLFISGATVKTHLNRAMTKLNLASRAQVVVMAYETGLVRPGGA; this comes from the coding sequence ATGAGTGCTCAGGAGGCGACGAGGGTCCTCGTCGTCGACGACCAGTTCCTGATCCGCGCCGGGCTGGTGGGACTGCTGCGTGCCGCCCCCGGCTTCGACGTCGTGGGCGAGGCCGCCGACGGCGCGGAGGCCGTCGAACTCGCCGCCGCACTGCGCCCGGACGTCGTCCTCATGGACATCCGGATGCCCGGGATGAGCGGCATCGTGGCGACGGCCAGGATCCTGGCGGAGGCCGGGGACCCGCCGCCCCGGATCCTCATCCTGACGACCTTCGATCTCGACGAGTACGTGTACGGGGCGCTGCGCGCGGGCGCTTCCGGCTTCCTCCTGAAGGACTCGGGGCCCGAACGGCTGCTGGCGGCGGTGAACGCGGTGCGGGGCGGGGACTCGCTCTTCGCGCCGAGCGTCACCCGGCGGCTGGTCGAGTCCTTCGCCGTACGAACGGAGAACCACGAGACCCAGGCCGCCCTGCCCCCTGAACTACCGCCGGATCTGGACCAGTTGACGGGCCGCGAGGTGGAGGTGCTGCGGATGGCCGCGCGCGGACTGTCGAACGCGGACATCGCGGAGCTGCTGTTCATCAGCGGCGCGACGGTCAAGACGCACCTCAACCGGGCGATGACGAAACTGAACCTGGCAAGCCGGGCGCAGGTGGTGGTGATGGCGTACGAGACGGGGCTGGTGCGGCCGGGCGGTGCGTGA
- a CDS encoding PP2C family protein-serine/threonine phosphatase, with protein MVDGRDTVRHANEAAEALFATAAAAATAAAATATATATTAKGPCAGRPLAEVVPDWLLRAHRQRRTATRSETARGPVGDRTFEAHPARPDDEGTVVWWLVDDTDQVLAREALRLERERTAFLTRASDRLLSSLNLDRCMDATAQLAAEHLADAALVVAPASGHRLPAVACVRGGSPVRSLRTADPHDVPGLGEALQGFPPVPSRWIDPAAAPDWVVPDGFGEVGSIVVTPLPGHGVPAGALILLRRAGERESSAFSEEEEVFARLFASRAGASMSAARLYAEQSAITETLMRELLPPVLHQVAGMEFAGGYRPSQDTERVGGDFYDVHPAAADGEASLAVLGDVCGKGLDAAVLTGKIRNTLHALLPLADDHQRVIDLLNGALLNSHHARFATLVLASAVRDEDRVRLRLSSAGHAAPLLVRADGRVEEADTSGTLVGAMPRVPTRTVQATLAPGESCVLYTDGITEARGGPLGDAMFGEDRLKAALADCAGMPATAVVERVQMLASQWVGGGRHDDMAVLVISAPRAVRRRERSVR; from the coding sequence GTGGTGGACGGACGGGACACGGTCCGCCATGCCAACGAAGCCGCCGAGGCCCTCTTCGCGACAGCGGCAGCGGCAGCGACGGCAGCAGCAGCGACTGCGACTGCCACAGCGACAACGGCCAAGGGCCCGTGCGCGGGGCGTCCCCTCGCGGAAGTGGTTCCGGACTGGCTCCTGCGCGCGCACCGGCAGCGCCGTACCGCAACGCGGTCGGAGACGGCACGCGGTCCGGTCGGCGACCGTACCTTCGAAGCGCACCCCGCCCGGCCGGACGACGAAGGCACCGTCGTGTGGTGGCTCGTCGACGACACCGACCAGGTGCTCGCCCGGGAGGCCCTGCGGCTGGAGCGCGAGCGCACCGCCTTCCTCACCCGGGCGTCCGACCGGCTGCTCTCCTCCCTCAACCTGGACCGCTGCATGGACGCCACCGCCCAGCTCGCCGCCGAGCACCTGGCCGACGCGGCTCTCGTGGTCGCCCCGGCCAGCGGGCACCGGCTGCCCGCCGTGGCGTGCGTCAGGGGCGGCAGCCCGGTGCGCTCGCTCAGGACCGCCGACCCGCACGACGTGCCGGGGCTCGGCGAGGCGCTGCAGGGCTTCCCGCCGGTTCCCTCGCGGTGGATCGACCCGGCCGCCGCCCCCGACTGGGTGGTTCCGGACGGTTTCGGCGAGGTCGGTTCGATCGTCGTGACGCCGCTGCCGGGACACGGGGTCCCGGCGGGCGCGCTCATCCTGCTGCGGCGTGCCGGGGAGCGGGAGTCCAGCGCGTTCAGCGAGGAGGAGGAGGTCTTCGCCCGGCTGTTCGCGTCGCGCGCCGGGGCCTCGATGTCGGCCGCCCGGCTGTACGCGGAGCAGTCCGCCATCACCGAGACCCTGATGCGGGAACTGCTCCCGCCGGTCCTGCACCAGGTCGCGGGCATGGAGTTCGCCGGTGGCTACCGGCCGTCGCAGGACACCGAGCGGGTCGGCGGCGACTTCTACGACGTCCACCCGGCCGCCGCCGACGGCGAGGCGTCCCTCGCGGTGCTCGGCGACGTGTGCGGCAAGGGCCTCGACGCGGCCGTGCTCACCGGCAAGATCCGCAACACCCTGCACGCCCTGCTCCCGCTGGCCGACGACCACCAGCGCGTCATCGACCTCCTCAACGGGGCGCTGCTCAACTCCCACCACGCCCGCTTCGCCACCCTGGTGCTGGCCTCGGCGGTGCGCGACGAGGATCGCGTACGGCTGCGGCTCAGCAGCGCCGGACACGCCGCGCCCCTGCTCGTACGGGCCGACGGGCGGGTCGAGGAGGCCGACACGAGCGGCACGCTGGTCGGGGCGATGCCCCGGGTGCCGACGCGGACGGTGCAGGCGACGCTGGCTCCTGGCGAGAGCTGCGTGCTCTACACGGACGGCATCACCGAGGCGCGGGGCGGACCGCTGGGCGACGCCATGTTCGGTGAGGACCGGCTGAAGGCGGCGCTGGCCGACTGCGCGGGCATGCCCGCGACGGCCGTCGTCGAGCGGGTGCAGATGCTGGCGTCGCAGTGGGTGGGCGGCGGTCGCCACGACGACATGGCGGTCCTGGTCATCTCGGCGCCGCGAGCGGTTCGACGGCGGGAGAGGTCCGTCCGGTGA
- the rox gene encoding rifampin monooxygenase, whose translation MSDTIDAHDVIIAGGGPTGLMLAAELRLHDVRVVVLERLTEPTTQSRGQGLHARSVEVMAQRGLLDAFLAESEKFQVGGLFGGITKPWPEQLDTAHPFGVASPQPTTEKILNAHALAVGVEIRRGCTVTGFDQDADGVTVELADGTKLRSRYLVGADGGRSTVRKLAGIDFPGLAATVETMLGEMELTADAETVAAAVAEVNKTQLRFAVSPSENGLWRIVVPADGVAEDRTAEPTLDEMKKQLRAFAGTDFGVHSPRWLSRFGDATRQAERYRDGRVFLAGDAAHIHPPTGGQGLNLGVQDAFNLGWKLAAAVNGWAPEALLDTYETERHPVGARVLDNTRAQITLLGADPGATALREIFTKLMDFEEVNRYITGMITAVDVRYDFGEGHALLGSRMRDLRLKQGTLYDLMHTGRGLLLDRTDGRLSVEGWADRVDHVVDASEELDAPAVLLRPDGHVAWVGSSPADLRTALERWFGATAA comes from the coding sequence TTGAGCGACACGATCGACGCGCACGACGTGATCATCGCGGGCGGCGGACCGACCGGTCTGATGCTGGCCGCCGAACTGCGCCTGCACGACGTACGGGTGGTCGTGCTGGAGCGGCTCACCGAGCCGACCACGCAGTCCCGGGGCCAGGGCCTGCACGCACGCAGCGTCGAGGTGATGGCTCAGCGCGGCCTGCTGGACGCCTTCCTCGCGGAGAGCGAGAAGTTCCAGGTGGGCGGCCTCTTCGGGGGGATCACCAAGCCGTGGCCCGAACAGCTGGACACGGCGCACCCGTTCGGCGTGGCCAGCCCTCAGCCAACCACCGAGAAGATACTCAACGCGCACGCCCTCGCTGTCGGCGTCGAGATACGACGCGGCTGCACGGTCACCGGTTTCGACCAGGACGCCGACGGAGTGACCGTCGAGCTCGCGGACGGTACGAAGCTGCGCTCGCGCTATCTCGTCGGGGCCGACGGCGGTCGCAGTACGGTGCGCAAGCTGGCCGGAATCGACTTCCCCGGCCTGGCCGCCACGGTGGAGACGATGCTGGGCGAGATGGAGCTGACCGCCGACGCGGAGACGGTCGCCGCAGCCGTCGCCGAAGTCAACAAGACGCAGCTGCGGTTCGCCGTCAGCCCCAGCGAGAACGGGCTGTGGCGCATCGTCGTGCCTGCCGACGGCGTGGCGGAGGACCGGACGGCCGAGCCGACGCTCGACGAGATGAAGAAACAGCTCCGGGCGTTCGCGGGCACCGACTTCGGTGTGCACTCGCCGCGTTGGCTGTCACGGTTCGGCGATGCCACCCGGCAGGCCGAGCGCTACCGGGACGGCCGCGTGTTCCTGGCGGGCGACGCCGCGCACATCCACCCGCCGACCGGCGGGCAGGGCCTGAACCTGGGCGTGCAGGACGCGTTCAACCTGGGCTGGAAGCTGGCCGCTGCGGTCAACGGGTGGGCGCCCGAGGCCCTCTTGGACACGTACGAGACCGAACGTCACCCGGTGGGCGCGCGCGTGCTCGACAACACCCGCGCGCAGATCACGCTACTCGGGGCCGACCCGGGGGCGACGGCGCTGCGCGAGATCTTCACGAAGCTGATGGACTTCGAAGAGGTGAACCGCTACATCACCGGCATGATCACGGCGGTCGACGTCCGCTACGACTTCGGCGAGGGCCACGCGCTGCTCGGCAGCCGGATGCGGGACCTGCGGCTGAAGCAGGGCACCTTGTACGACCTGATGCACACCGGCCGTGGCCTGCTGCTCGACCGTACGGACGGCCGGCTGTCGGTGGAGGGCTGGGCGGACCGGGTCGACCACGTCGTGGACGCGAGCGAGGAACTGGACGCACCGGCGGTGCTGCTGCGGCCGGACGGGCACGTGGCGTGGGTCGGCTCGTCCCCAGCGGACCTGCGCACGGCGCTGGAACGGTGGTTCGGTGCCACTGCCGCCTGA
- a CDS encoding STAS domain-containing protein — translation MTTMPPRPIPPTRRIRPHPLHVQAVPRDDGTVRLELHGDLDYDHADRLLTAVREQLADRPGLRELRLDCADVAAVDSMGLSVLLMVHRATAAAGARLHLDARTPALERLLQITGTLEHFTGRGTEPTSETH, via the coding sequence ATGACGACGATGCCCCCGCGCCCGATCCCGCCGACCCGCCGGATCCGTCCGCATCCGCTGCACGTGCAGGCCGTTCCCCGAGACGACGGAACCGTACGCCTCGAACTGCACGGCGACCTCGACTACGACCACGCCGACCGCCTCCTGACCGCCGTACGCGAACAGCTCGCCGACCGCCCCGGGCTGCGCGAACTCCGGCTGGACTGCGCCGACGTGGCGGCGGTCGACTCCATGGGCCTGTCGGTCCTGCTCATGGTCCACCGCGCCACCGCCGCCGCCGGAGCCCGTCTGCACCTAGACGCCCGTACGCCGGCCCTGGAGCGGCTGCTCCAGATCACCGGCACCCTGGAGCACTTCACCGGACGCGGGACGGAGCCGACGTCCGAGACGCACTGA
- a CDS encoding MFS transporter: MKTGDHIVQELPWKWGVQGKIFVIGGLGYLFDAYDIALNGFLMPLVGKEFDLTLAQRGLVATANLVGMAVGAIAWGSVADRIGRKKAFSVTLLIFAVFSVLGALSPTYWIFLVLRFLAGIGLGGCIPVDYALVSEFSPRKYRGRILTALDLWWPIGVTLCGLVSTAMLPLDGNWRWMLFTMTLPALLLFWVRRGVPESPVYLSGKGRETQARAVIDDLVARTGAPVEPYGIPDAPTAPRTRGLAAAAEQLRLIWSFSPRVTSAVWAMFATVLLVYYAALSWMPSILKAEGQADTAAFTGTTLMAGLGILGVLVSTALVDVVGRKWLIGVSAPLATAALVVFALVRDQGTAALVAIGAFGFLIQLAIPALYAYASELYPTSLRASGFGWASSVSRSLTGFAPLLFGSVLWPVLGLPWTFGVLAVAVLLAMGWMAVAAPETKGRALEGELAGV; the protein is encoded by the coding sequence GTGAAGACAGGCGATCACATCGTCCAGGAACTCCCGTGGAAGTGGGGCGTCCAGGGAAAGATCTTCGTCATCGGCGGCCTCGGCTACCTCTTCGACGCGTACGACATCGCCCTCAACGGCTTCCTGATGCCCCTGGTCGGCAAGGAGTTCGACCTCACCCTCGCCCAGCGCGGCCTGGTCGCGACCGCGAACCTCGTCGGCATGGCGGTCGGCGCGATCGCCTGGGGGTCGGTGGCCGACCGGATCGGCCGCAAGAAGGCGTTCAGCGTGACGCTGCTGATCTTCGCGGTGTTCTCGGTGCTCGGCGCGCTCTCGCCGACGTACTGGATCTTCCTGGTCCTGCGCTTCCTCGCCGGGATCGGCCTCGGCGGCTGCATCCCCGTGGACTACGCGCTGGTCAGCGAGTTCTCGCCGCGCAAGTACCGGGGGCGGATCCTCACCGCGCTCGACCTGTGGTGGCCGATCGGCGTCACCCTGTGCGGGCTCGTCTCGACGGCGATGCTGCCGCTGGACGGGAACTGGCGCTGGATGCTCTTCACGATGACGCTGCCCGCGCTGCTGCTGTTCTGGGTGCGGCGCGGGGTTCCCGAGTCGCCGGTCTACCTGTCGGGGAAGGGGCGCGAGACCCAGGCGCGGGCGGTCATCGACGACCTCGTGGCCCGTACCGGCGCGCCCGTCGAGCCGTACGGGATCCCGGATGCGCCGACCGCTCCCCGTACCCGCGGACTCGCCGCGGCGGCCGAACAGCTGCGCCTGATCTGGTCGTTCAGCCCGCGCGTCACCTCGGCGGTCTGGGCGATGTTCGCGACGGTCCTGCTGGTCTACTACGCGGCGCTGAGCTGGATGCCGTCGATCCTCAAGGCGGAGGGGCAGGCCGACACGGCGGCCTTCACCGGCACGACGCTGATGGCCGGGCTCGGCATCCTGGGCGTGCTCGTGTCCACCGCCCTGGTGGACGTCGTCGGGCGGAAGTGGCTGATCGGCGTGAGCGCGCCGCTGGCCACGGCGGCGCTGGTGGTCTTCGCGCTCGTACGGGACCAGGGAACCGCCGCACTGGTGGCGATCGGCGCGTTCGGCTTCCTGATCCAGCTGGCGATCCCGGCGCTGTACGCGTACGCCTCCGAGCTCTATCCGACCTCGCTGCGGGCCAGCGGCTTCGGCTGGGCGTCCTCGGTGAGCCGCTCGCTGACCGGGTTCGCGCCGCTGCTGTTCGGGTCGGTGCTGTGGCCGGTGCTCGGACTGCCGTGGACCTTCGGCGTCCTCGCCGTGGCCGTGCTGCTGGCGATGGGGTGGATGGCGGTGGCGGCCCCGGAGACGAAGGGGCGGGCGCTGGAGGGCGAGCTAGCCGGGGTGTGA
- a CDS encoding Type-2Aa cytolytic delta-endotoxin, with the protein MTATFRTVMDVAPEHLGQAEAMDRLFQAAIAPATVNFDFGHIREAAAAIPDSSTVKLVRGWGLQETAPVAVMALSLKEAVRQALPPEFADASFWPTVERELESAFTGLAAQEGAPGLAYYEEAPDRTGYYRDLFFALQGGEDLYGIAFCIDVSVGLDKAGVGALSLTDIAPYRIRLNAIVVRQPLALTASTTA; encoded by the coding sequence ATGACCGCAACCTTCAGGACCGTCATGGACGTCGCCCCCGAACACCTGGGCCAGGCCGAGGCCATGGACCGCCTCTTCCAGGCCGCCATCGCGCCCGCGACCGTCAACTTCGACTTCGGCCACATCCGGGAGGCCGCCGCCGCGATCCCCGACAGCTCGACCGTGAAGCTCGTGCGGGGCTGGGGTCTCCAGGAGACCGCACCCGTCGCGGTGATGGCCCTCTCCCTCAAGGAGGCCGTACGGCAGGCCCTCCCGCCGGAGTTCGCCGACGCGTCGTTCTGGCCCACGGTCGAGCGGGAGTTGGAGTCCGCCTTCACCGGGCTCGCCGCGCAGGAGGGCGCGCCGGGACTCGCGTACTACGAGGAGGCCCCTGACCGCACCGGCTACTACCGCGACCTCTTCTTCGCGCTCCAGGGCGGCGAGGACCTGTACGGGATCGCCTTCTGCATCGACGTGAGCGTGGGCCTCGACAAGGCGGGCGTCGGCGCGCTGTCCCTCACGGACATCGCGCCGTACCGCATCCGCCTGAACGCGATCGTGGTCCGCCAACCCCTCGCCCTGACGGCATCGACCACCGCCTGA
- a CDS encoding PLP-dependent aminotransferase family protein codes for MTTTARSGSSVPAPAPVPALSSRTASVGGSPVREILALTEAPEVISFAGGLPAPELFDSEGIRRAYDAVLSESPHRVLQYSTTEGDPALRASVAARLTTRGLPTEAGDLLITTGSQQGLSLLASALLEPGDTVLVEDPTYLAALQCFGLAGVRTVPVPTDEDGILPDALDALVAAENPKLLYLVPNFQNPTGRTLPLARRRAVAEIAARRGLWVVEDDPYGELRFGGESVPWISGCPGGEDRTVLLSSFSKVMAPGLRLGWLRGPEALRRACVIAKQAADLHTSTLDQAAAARYLADSDLDLHLEIVRDAYRVRRDALLAGLASALPAGSTWNHPEGGMFLWARLPDGLDAAALLPKAVEHKVAYVPGAPFYAGRPDAATLRMSFTTHTPKEIGVGLERLREALGA; via the coding sequence ATGACCACCACAGCCCGCAGCGGCAGCAGCGTCCCCGCCCCCGCGCCCGTTCCCGCCCTCTCCTCCCGGACCGCGTCCGTCGGCGGCTCGCCCGTCCGGGAGATCCTGGCGCTCACCGAAGCCCCCGAGGTCATCAGCTTCGCGGGCGGCCTCCCCGCGCCCGAACTCTTCGACTCCGAGGGCATCCGCCGGGCGTACGACGCGGTGCTGAGCGAGTCCCCGCACCGGGTCCTCCAGTACTCGACCACCGAGGGCGACCCGGCCCTGCGCGCCTCGGTGGCCGCCCGGCTCACCACGCGCGGCCTGCCCACCGAGGCCGGGGACCTCCTGATCACCACGGGCTCGCAACAGGGCCTCTCGCTGCTGGCCTCCGCCCTGCTGGAGCCCGGCGACACCGTCCTCGTCGAGGACCCGACCTACCTCGCCGCCCTCCAGTGCTTCGGCCTCGCGGGCGTCCGTACCGTGCCGGTCCCCACCGACGAGGACGGCATCCTCCCCGACGCCCTGGACGCGCTCGTCGCCGCCGAGAACCCCAAGCTCCTCTACCTCGTCCCCAACTTCCAGAACCCCACCGGCCGTACGCTCCCGCTCGCCCGCCGCCGCGCCGTCGCCGAGATCGCCGCGCGGCGCGGGCTGTGGGTGGTCGAGGACGATCCGTACGGCGAACTGCGGTTCGGCGGCGAGAGCGTGCCGTGGATCTCCGGCTGTCCTGGCGGCGAGGACCGCACTGTCCTCCTCAGCAGCTTCTCCAAGGTGATGGCTCCCGGCCTGCGGCTCGGCTGGCTGCGCGGGCCCGAGGCACTCCGGCGCGCCTGCGTGATCGCCAAGCAGGCCGCCGACCTGCACACCTCCACCCTCGACCAGGCGGCGGCCGCCCGCTACCTCGCCGACAGCGATCTGGACCTGCACCTGGAAATCGTGCGCGACGCGTACCGGGTGCGCAGGGACGCGCTTCTCGCGGGCCTCGCGTCGGCCCTCCCGGCGGGCAGTACGTGGAACCACCCCGAGGGCGGGATGTTCCTGTGGGCCCGGCTGCCCGACGGCCTCGACGCGGCGGCGCTGCTGCCGAAGGCGGTCGAGCACAAGGTGGCGTACGTGCCGGGGGCGCCCTTCTACGCGGGGCGTCCGGACGCGGCGACGCTGCGGATGTCGTTCACGACGCACACGCCGAAGGAGATCGGGGTGGGGCTGGAGAGGCTGCGGGAGGCGCTGGGGGCCTGA
- a CDS encoding B12-binding domain-containing protein produces the protein MSPHTAPDRPSGPGTLAGAGFPGTGPAAPPGHADSRAPAVYADRLWEAVGAGDEYEATDTVLDALDDGLPAEDVLLEVIAPVQAKVGVEWAANRMTVAQEHTATAINDRAVAALAQHTAVRRTAARRTPSGAPASGTPASAPAKGRIAVACVDGEWHALPARILAEVLKLRGWQVDYLGAQVPTPHLIGHLHRSATQVVALSSSIATRLPTAHATITACQATGVPVLVGGAAFGPDGRYARLLGADAWAPDARSAADLLDADRLPGPPHAHQPLDDLPHLADQEYTMVARTHAELVKAAFVGLEERHPDMRAYTERQREHTAEDLAHIVSFLATALYTDDPDLFTGFLRWTAGILVARGVPADSLCPALDILGGELRDFPRAGRFLTLATDALKAM, from the coding sequence ATGAGCCCGCACACAGCTCCCGACCGCCCCAGCGGCCCCGGCACCCTCGCAGGCGCCGGCTTCCCCGGTACGGGCCCCGCCGCGCCGCCCGGCCACGCCGATTCCCGCGCCCCGGCCGTCTACGCCGACCGGTTGTGGGAAGCCGTCGGCGCGGGCGACGAGTACGAGGCCACCGACACCGTCCTGGACGCCCTCGACGACGGGCTGCCCGCCGAGGACGTGCTGCTGGAGGTCATCGCCCCCGTACAGGCGAAGGTCGGTGTCGAATGGGCCGCCAACCGCATGACCGTGGCCCAGGAGCACACCGCCACCGCCATCAACGACCGCGCGGTCGCCGCTCTCGCCCAGCACACGGCGGTGCGGCGCACGGCAGCCCGGCGCACCCCGTCCGGAGCCCCCGCGTCCGGAACCCCCGCGTCCGCCCCCGCCAAGGGCCGCATCGCGGTCGCCTGCGTCGACGGCGAGTGGCACGCCCTGCCCGCCCGCATACTCGCCGAAGTGCTGAAACTGCGCGGCTGGCAGGTCGACTACCTCGGCGCGCAGGTCCCCACCCCGCACCTGATCGGCCATCTGCACCGGTCGGCCACCCAGGTGGTGGCCCTCTCCAGCTCCATCGCCACCCGGCTGCCCACCGCCCACGCCACCATCACCGCCTGCCAGGCCACGGGCGTGCCCGTACTGGTCGGCGGGGCGGCCTTCGGGCCGGACGGCCGGTACGCGCGCCTGCTCGGAGCCGACGCCTGGGCCCCCGACGCCCGCTCCGCCGCCGACCTCCTCGACGCCGACCGGCTGCCGGGCCCGCCGCACGCGCACCAGCCCCTGGACGACCTCCCGCACCTGGCCGACCAGGAGTACACGATGGTCGCCCGCACCCATGCCGAACTGGTCAAGGCCGCCTTCGTCGGCCTCGAAGAGCGCCACCCGGACATGCGCGCGTACACCGAGCGGCAGCGCGAGCACACCGCGGAGGACCTCGCCCACATCGTGAGCTTCCTCGCCACCGCGCTCTACACCGACGACCCCGATCTCTTCACCGGCTTCCTCCGGTGGACCGCGGGCATCCTCGTTGCGCGCGGCGTCCCCGCCGACTCCCTGTGCCCCGCACTCGACATCCTCGGCGGGGAACTGCGGGACTTCCCTCGCGCCGGCCGCTTCCTGACCCTCGCCACGGACGCCCTCAAGGCCATGTGA
- a CDS encoding sensor histidine kinase: MHRFRPPRADLLLALAQTTVAVLLGQESVAQGRPALDLLGYALIGLVNLPGAFRTRAPVAVCLLVHAAWIVFITAGYWPVANSFGPMLAVYTVASLRPLRASAACTVLMGAIWVYAGLLDPRSSMPAVVAQALVWPAALWRFGVVARRSAKLARRLRAEQEERARREVGEERGRIARELHDVVAHHMSVISVQSGLAQFVFESDPPTARAALATIAGTSAEAMEEMRRMLRLLRAPDERDGVGVPDAPMPGLARLAEMVERVRAGGVPVELRVSGAERPLAPGVELCAYRVVQEALTNVLKHAPGAPTVVELRYGVHQVTVSVTNADPATGEGAIPARVPSGTGHGLIGMRERAKLYGGTISIGPHGGAGGYEVRLDLPTSPRAVRPEDDRTR; this comes from the coding sequence ATGCACCGGTTCCGCCCTCCTCGCGCCGACCTCCTGCTCGCCCTCGCGCAGACCACCGTGGCCGTGCTGCTCGGGCAGGAGTCCGTCGCGCAGGGGCGGCCCGCGCTCGACCTCCTCGGGTACGCGCTGATCGGTCTGGTCAACCTGCCGGGCGCGTTCCGCACCCGGGCGCCGGTCGCCGTCTGCCTTCTCGTGCACGCGGCGTGGATCGTCTTCATCACGGCCGGGTACTGGCCGGTCGCCAACAGCTTCGGCCCCATGCTCGCCGTCTACACCGTCGCGTCGCTGCGCCCGCTGCGGGCGTCCGCGGCCTGCACCGTGCTGATGGGTGCGATATGGGTGTACGCCGGTCTCCTCGACCCCCGCTCGTCGATGCCCGCCGTCGTCGCGCAGGCCCTGGTGTGGCCCGCGGCGCTGTGGCGGTTCGGGGTGGTGGCTCGCAGGTCGGCGAAGCTGGCGCGCAGGCTGCGGGCGGAGCAGGAGGAGCGGGCCCGCCGGGAGGTCGGCGAGGAACGCGGGCGGATCGCACGGGAGTTGCACGACGTCGTCGCCCACCACATGTCGGTGATCTCCGTGCAGTCGGGGCTCGCGCAGTTCGTCTTCGAGTCCGACCCACCGACCGCGCGCGCCGCGCTGGCCACCATCGCGGGCACCAGCGCGGAGGCCATGGAGGAGATGCGCCGGATGCTGCGGCTGCTGCGCGCACCGGACGAACGGGACGGCGTCGGCGTGCCGGACGCCCCGATGCCGGGGCTCGCGCGGCTCGCGGAGATGGTCGAGCGGGTACGGGCCGGAGGCGTGCCGGTGGAGCTGCGGGTGTCCGGGGCGGAGCGTCCGCTGGCGCCCGGGGTGGAGCTGTGCGCGTACCGGGTGGTGCAGGAGGCGCTCACGAACGTACTGAAGCACGCGCCGGGAGCGCCCACCGTCGTGGAACTGCGGTACGGCGTCCACCAGGTGACGGTGTCGGTCACGAACGCGGATCCGGCCACCGGAGAAGGGGCAATTCCAGCCAGAGTACCGAGCGGAACCGGCCACGGCTTGATCGGAATGCGGGAGCGGGCGAAGCTCTACGGCGGAACGATCAGCATCGGCCCGCACGGCGGCGCAGGCGGTTACGAGGTCCGCCTCGACCTGCCTACCTCGCCCCGGGCCGTACGACCGGAGGACGACCGGACCCGATGA
- a CDS encoding TetR/AcrR family transcriptional regulator → MAATHTSYHHGDLRQAVLRAALEVIAGEGVTGISLRDLARRAEVSHAAPAHHFKDKAGLLTAIATEGFDLLAAALGEVPADAPHRLREMGARYVEFALSHPAHFEVMFQPRLLHDDAPELVAAKARAYAPLRSGVEDLPESGRNPDARRAGLAAWSLAHGFATLQLGGSLPELDADPATTFRSLVADAPQFP, encoded by the coding sequence ATGGCAGCAACACACACCTCGTACCACCACGGAGACCTGCGCCAGGCAGTCCTCCGCGCCGCCCTGGAGGTCATCGCGGGCGAAGGAGTCACCGGGATCAGCCTCCGTGACCTCGCCCGCCGCGCCGAGGTCTCGCACGCGGCACCCGCCCATCACTTCAAGGACAAGGCCGGCCTGCTCACCGCCATCGCGACCGAGGGCTTCGACCTGCTGGCCGCCGCGCTGGGCGAGGTCCCGGCGGACGCCCCGCACCGGCTGCGCGAAATGGGCGCACGGTACGTGGAGTTCGCCCTCTCCCACCCGGCGCACTTCGAGGTGATGTTCCAGCCCCGGCTGCTCCACGACGACGCTCCGGAACTCGTCGCCGCCAAGGCGCGCGCGTACGCTCCTCTGCGCTCCGGCGTCGAGGACCTCCCCGAATCCGGGCGCAACCCCGACGCCCGACGGGCGGGACTCGCCGCCTGGTCACTGGCCCACGGTTTCGCGACGCTGCAACTCGGCGGCAGCCTCCCGGAGCTGGACGCCGACCCGGCGACGACCTTCCGCAGCCTCGTCGCCGACGCCCCGCAGTTCCCGTAG